The Euphorbia lathyris chromosome 2, ddEupLath1.1, whole genome shotgun sequence genome includes a window with the following:
- the LOC136217107 gene encoding uncharacterized protein, whose protein sequence is MRRSISSAVRPLITARRFCTKPEKIVATVLFERLPVVVPKIDPVVYAFQEFSFRWRQQYRRKYPDEFLDKSDDRGKGDYQIDYEPAQRITEGDESNNKKSLLRELDRRLYLLLYGNAFGSPNKEPVWHFPEKIYEGEETLRKCAESALQSVLGDLSHTYFVGNAPTGHMVMPSIDKAPDNSYKQFFFKSQVIGTRKFKIGKCDDYVWVTKDELLEYFPEQAEYLNKMILS, encoded by the exons ATGCGGAGATCGATATCATCGGCTGTTCGTCCTCTAATTACGGCACGGCGATTTTGCACAAAACCTGAGAAAATCGTAGCTACTGTACTTTTCGAGAGATTGCCAGTTGTTGTCCCCAAAATTGACCCCGTAGTTTATGCGTTTCAGGAGTTTTC GTTCCGTTGGAGGCAGCAATATCGACGCAAATATCCAGATGAGTTCTTAGACAAGTCTGATGATAG GGGAAAGGGGGACTACCAAATTGACTACGAACCAGCTCAAAGGATCACTGAAGGTGACGAGTCAAATAACAAAAA GTCATTGCTGAGGGAACTTGACAGAAGACTTTACCTTCTCCTCTATGGAAACGCATTTGGATCTCCCAATAAGGAGCCTGTTTGGCATTTTCCGGAAAAGATTTACGAGGGTGAGGAGACATTACGCAAG TGTGCAGAATCTGCCTTGCAGTCTGTCTTAGGGGACTTATCCCATACTTATTTTGTTGGAAATGCTCCTACGGGTCACATGGTCATGCCATCAATAGATAAAGCTCCGGACAACAGTTATAAG CAATTCTTCTTCAAGTCGCAGGTGATAGGAACAAGAAAGTTTAAAATTGGAAAGTGTGACGATTACGTGTGGGTGACCAAGGATGAATTACTGGAATATTTTCCTGAACAAGCCGAATATCTTAACAAGATGATCCTTAGCtga